One genomic segment of Vibrio mimicus includes these proteins:
- a CDS encoding type II toxin-antitoxin system mRNA interferase toxin, RelE/StbE family — protein MIFWEEASLNDREKIFEFLYDFNPAAAEKTDELIEAKVENLLEQPLMGVQRDGIRGRLLIIPEISMIVSYWVDGSKIRIMRVLHQKQKFPND, from the coding sequence ATGATTTTCTGGGAAGAAGCATCTCTCAATGATCGTGAGAAAATTTTCGAATTTCTCTACGACTTTAACCCAGCAGCCGCTGAAAAAACGGACGAGCTCATAGAAGCCAAAGTCGAAAATTTGCTTGAGCAACCACTAATGGGTGTTCAGCGTGATGGCATTAGAGGCAGATTGCTTATTATCCCTGAGATATCAATGATTGTTTCGTATTGGGTTGATGGTTCTAAAATTCGAATAATGCGTGTACTACATCAGAAACAAAAATTTCCAAACGACTGA
- a CDS encoding PhzF family phenazine biosynthesis protein: MELDIFVVDAFTDQQFKGNSAAVVPVEDWLSDELMQNIAAENNLSETAYIKNVGANQYEIRWFSPLTEIDFCGHATLASAHVLFKELGVENQIEFVTQKVGNLNVILNAQNEIEMEFPNQKPEVASTIPPQLLNGLSKEPIEVLKNRQAYFAVFANEQEVLDVSYISEQLKQLAPLDVVVTAKSDSYDFVSRYFWPANGGDEDPVTGSIHSGLAPYWADKLGKVDLLAYQASKRGGVLKCRVLERAIVISGKGVLYLKGKINV, from the coding sequence TTGGAATTGGATATTTTCGTAGTTGATGCATTTACAGATCAACAGTTTAAAGGTAACTCAGCAGCAGTAGTTCCGGTCGAAGACTGGCTGTCTGATGAACTAATGCAAAATATAGCGGCTGAAAACAACCTGTCAGAGACTGCCTACATTAAAAATGTAGGTGCTAACCAATACGAGATTCGTTGGTTTTCACCCCTGACTGAAATTGATTTTTGTGGTCACGCAACCTTAGCATCTGCCCATGTATTGTTTAAGGAGCTCGGTGTAGAAAACCAAATTGAGTTCGTAACCCAAAAAGTTGGCAACTTAAATGTAATTCTCAATGCACAGAATGAAATTGAAATGGAGTTCCCCAACCAGAAGCCAGAAGTAGCTTCTACAATTCCGCCCCAACTTTTGAATGGCTTATCTAAAGAACCTATCGAGGTTCTCAAAAACAGGCAAGCCTACTTTGCTGTCTTTGCCAATGAGCAAGAAGTTTTGGACGTTTCTTATATCTCTGAACAATTGAAACAGCTTGCACCTTTAGATGTTGTAGTAACTGCTAAATCCGACAGCTATGATTTTGTATCGCGTTATTTTTGGCCTGCAAACGGTGGTGATGAAGATCCAGTTACAGGTTCTATCCATTCAGGCTTGGCTCCTTATTGGGCAGACAAACTAGGGAAGGTAGATTTACTCGCCTACCAAGCCTCCAAGAGAGGTGGTGTGCTGAAGTGTCGCGTTTTAGAAAGAGCCATTGTTATTTCAGGTAAAGGTGTTCTTTATTTAAAAGGCAAAATTAACGTTTAG
- a CDS encoding DUF922 domain-containing protein, whose amino-acid sequence MSKVLLVATYLIFVGQVFASSDLGFPFQKQMEIYLVGGANVDEVNLSFDANKPNVLEAKGFDAYTSWKYDFYTNDDTCEIYEFNLGVKYTLPRIDSLSTSKEVSEEFRTYLEQLYRHEQVHCALVAKFMHEAFLTFKEGQNGECSIANQKVTKLESEFEENNALFDVYTSHGKIELAESPFGEENYLDMCKIPIEPIPPRI is encoded by the coding sequence ATGAGTAAAGTCTTATTAGTAGCTACATATCTGATATTTGTGGGGCAGGTTTTTGCTAGTAGCGACCTTGGTTTTCCCTTTCAAAAACAAATGGAGATTTATCTTGTTGGCGGAGCAAATGTAGATGAAGTCAACCTTTCATTTGATGCCAACAAACCCAATGTTCTGGAAGCTAAGGGTTTTGATGCCTACACATCTTGGAAATATGATTTTTATACCAATGATGATACTTGTGAAATTTACGAATTTAACTTAGGCGTTAAGTACACTCTCCCCCGAATTGACTCATTAAGTACATCGAAGGAGGTGTCGGAGGAGTTCCGTACTTACCTTGAGCAACTTTATCGGCATGAACAAGTTCATTGCGCTCTTGTTGCTAAATTTATGCACGAAGCATTTTTAACTTTTAAAGAAGGTCAAAATGGTGAGTGCAGCATAGCAAATCAAAAGGTAACTAAACTGGAAAGTGAGTTCGAGGAAAATAATGCTTTGTTTGATGTTTATACCTCTCATGGAAAAATAGAACTGGCGGAGTCACCGTTCGGTGAAGAAAACTATTTAGATATGTGTAAAATTCCAATTGAGCCTATTCCACCACGCATATAA
- a CDS encoding CcdB family protein, whose translation MSQFTLYENLDKSTSTAYPYFVDVQSELLNTLNTRLVIPLTPLDLLEKKAPSHLCPTIHIEQGDFVILTQQMASVPTKILVEPVADLSTFRDEIIAAIDFLITGI comes from the coding sequence ATGTCTCAATTTACCCTTTACGAAAATCTCGACAAAAGTACGTCTACCGCTTATCCCTATTTTGTTGACGTACAAAGTGAGCTGCTCAATACGCTCAATACTCGATTGGTGATCCCACTTACACCACTTGATTTACTAGAAAAGAAAGCACCAAGCCATTTGTGCCCAACGATCCATATTGAACAAGGTGACTTTGTCATTCTTACTCAACAAATGGCAAGTGTACCAACCAAAATCTTAGTTGAGCCCGTCGCAGACTTAAGCACTTTCAGAGATGAGATTATCGCTGCTATCGACTTTTTGATTACTGGCATATAA
- a CDS encoding DUF3709 domain-containing protein translates to MSFALSSRFEQFGAFTYRLKVCRQLSIVFRCLMKQQCICRFKFQRNCPIELFFLCVVSWFVGEGFHIGLVAK, encoded by the coding sequence GTGAGTTTTGCTCTTTCAAGTCGCTTTGAGCAGTTTGGTGCCTTTACTTATAGGCTGAAAGTCTGTCGGCAATTGAGCATTGTTTTTCGCTGCCTAATGAAACAGCAATGTATCTGTCGCTTTAAGTTTCAGCGTAATTGCCCCATTGAATTATTTTTCCTATGCGTGGTGAGTTGGTTTGTCGGAGAGGGTTTCCACATTGGCCTAGTTGCTAAATGA
- a CDS encoding type II toxin-antitoxin system Phd/YefM family antitoxin, protein MKVELVTSLKRQATKILADLHDTKEPVLITEHGKPSAYLIDVDDYEFMQNRLAILEGIARGERALADGKVVSHQDAKDRMSKWLK, encoded by the coding sequence ATGAAAGTAGAACTTGTGACGTCACTAAAACGTCAGGCCACTAAGATCCTTGCCGATCTTCATGATACGAAAGAGCCAGTATTGATAACTGAGCACGGAAAACCGTCAGCTTACCTTATTGATGTAGACGACTATGAATTTATGCAAAATCGTTTAGCGATCCTGGAAGGTATTGCTCGTGGAGAGCGAGCTCTAGCGGATGGCAAAGTGGTCAGCCATCAAGATGCTAAGGACAGAATGTCAAAATGGCTGAAATAA
- a CDS encoding type II toxin-antitoxin system RelB/DinJ family antitoxin → MDTRIQFRVDEETKRLAQQMAESQGRTLSDACRELTEQLAEQQRKALSHDAWLTEQVNQAFEKFDSGKAVFIEHDIAKARMAERKAKIRNRGHA, encoded by the coding sequence ATGGATACTAGAATTCAATTTCGTGTAGACGAAGAAACAAAACGTCTAGCTCAACAAATGGCTGAAAGCCAAGGTCGAACTCTTAGCGATGCTTGTCGTGAACTCACTGAACAATTAGCTGAGCAACAACGCAAGGCATTATCTCACGATGCATGGCTAACTGAACAAGTGAATCAAGCATTTGAGAAGTTCGACTCAGGAAAAGCAGTATTCATTGAACATGACATCGCCAAAGCACGAATGGCTGAACGTAAAGCTAAAATCCGAAATCGAGGCCACGCATGA
- a CDS encoding HigA family addiction module antitoxin: MRKTKRRPVSVGEMLKVEFLEPMGITSKALAEAMGVHRNTVSNLINGGVLTAPVAIKLAAALGNTPEFWLNIQHAVDLWDTRNRYQEEAKFVKPLFVSLEQSART, encoded by the coding sequence ATGCGTAAGACAAAACGTCGTCCAGTTAGCGTTGGGGAAATGTTAAAAGTTGAATTTCTTGAACCAATGGGCATCACATCAAAAGCGCTCGCTGAAGCGATGGGCGTACACAGAAATACGGTCAGTAATTTGATCAATGGCGGAGTGTTAACAGCTCCGGTAGCAATCAAGTTAGCAGCGGCATTAGGTAACACACCAGAATTTTGGCTTAACATTCAACATGCAGTTGATCTTTGGGATACGAGAAATCGTTATCAAGAAGAAGCAAAGTTTGTAAAGCCGTTGTTTGTTTCGCTGGAACAAAGCGCACGTACATAA
- a CDS encoding type II toxin-antitoxin system RelE/ParE family toxin, which translates to MAEIIWTEPALSDLNDIAEYIALENVVAAKQLVQTVFTKVERLADFPESGRVPLELEHLNYREVVVNPCRVFYKYDDAKVRILFVMRAERDLRRLMLTKQ; encoded by the coding sequence ATGGCTGAAATAATTTGGACGGAGCCGGCTCTATCCGACCTGAATGATATTGCTGAATACATCGCGCTTGAAAATGTCGTGGCTGCTAAACAACTCGTGCAAACCGTTTTTACAAAAGTTGAACGTTTGGCCGATTTTCCAGAGTCTGGGCGCGTCCCTTTAGAACTAGAACACCTCAATTATCGTGAAGTCGTTGTAAATCCGTGTCGTGTTTTCTATAAGTATGATGATGCAAAGGTTCGTATTCTTTTTGTTATGCGTGCGGAGCGAGATTTGCGTCGGTTAATGCTTACGAAACAGTAG
- a CDS encoding type II toxin-antitoxin system RelE/ParE family toxin, with protein MALEFKDKWLEQFYEDDKRHRLIPSSIENALFRKLEILDAAQAESDLRIPPGNRFEHLEGNLKGWCSIRVNKQYRLIFQWVDGVALNTYLDPHKY; from the coding sequence ATGGCATTAGAATTTAAAGATAAGTGGTTAGAGCAGTTTTATGAGGATGATAAACGACATCGTTTAATTCCAAGTAGCATAGAGAATGCTCTATTTCGGAAGCTGGAAATCTTAGATGCAGCTCAAGCTGAATCAGACTTAAGAATTCCACCGGGTAATCGTTTTGAACATCTTGAAGGAAATCTTAAAGGTTGGTGTTCAATTCGAGTGAACAAACAGTATCGTTTGATTTTTCAGTGGGTTGATGGTGTTGCACTAAATACTTACTTAGACCCACATAAGTATTGA
- a CDS encoding type II toxin-antitoxin system RelE/ParE family toxin has protein sequence MQNKQYKLSQLAQEHLLKVKHYTIENFAEAQWQKYKSTLLSGFQTLADNPGLGKSCEDIYQNGFYFPVGKHMAYYTKEANFILIVAVLGQSQLPQKHLKQSRFVS, from the coding sequence ATGCAAAATAAACAATATAAGCTCAGCCAATTAGCCCAAGAGCACTTACTCAAGGTTAAACACTACACCATTGAAAATTTCGCTGAAGCGCAGTGGCAAAAATATAAGTCGACCTTGCTTTCAGGTTTCCAAACTCTAGCGGATAACCCAGGACTAGGAAAAAGCTGTGAAGATATTTACCAAAATGGTTTTTACTTTCCAGTGGGGAAACACATGGCTTATTACACCAAAGAAGCAAACTTCATTCTCATTGTTGCGGTATTAGGGCAATCACAACTGCCCCAAAAGCATCTCAAACAGTCACGCTTTGTTTCTTAG
- a CDS encoding sugar O-acetyltransferase yields the protein MTEREKMLSGEYYDPSDAELVKLRLEARLLTEKLNQTSVNCPDKRVEIIKSLLGSTGSSIHIESTFNCDYGLNIHVGENFYANFGCVILDVAEVRIGDNCFIAPQVGIYTATHPIDPIQRNSGLEFGKPIRIGNNCWIGGHATINPGVTLGDNVVVASGAVVTKSFGSNVVIGGNPARVLKEIEQPLARCS from the coding sequence ATGACAGAAAGAGAAAAAATGCTCTCTGGTGAGTATTACGATCCGAGTGACGCTGAGCTCGTCAAGTTGCGTCTTGAGGCTCGTTTACTCACAGAGAAGCTAAATCAAACAAGTGTAAATTGCCCAGATAAAAGAGTAGAGATAATCAAATCCTTGTTGGGTTCTACAGGAAGTAGCATTCACATTGAATCGACCTTCAACTGCGATTACGGGCTGAATATACACGTTGGTGAGAATTTCTATGCCAATTTTGGCTGCGTCATTTTGGACGTAGCGGAAGTTCGTATTGGCGATAACTGTTTTATAGCACCACAGGTTGGAATTTATACGGCAACTCATCCAATCGATCCGATTCAGAGAAACAGTGGGTTAGAGTTTGGAAAGCCAATAAGAATAGGTAACAACTGTTGGATTGGAGGTCATGCAACGATCAATCCAGGAGTGACGTTAGGTGACAATGTTGTTGTTGCCTCGGGAGCCGTTGTAACAAAGAGTTTTGGTAGCAATGTTGTCATTGGTGGCAACCCAGCACGAGTGTTAAAAGAAATCGAGCAACCTTTAGCTCGCTGCTCATAA
- a CDS encoding type II toxin-antitoxin system Phd/YefM family antitoxin, with protein MHTLTANDAKRNFGELLLSAQREPVIISKNSKNTVVVMSIKDFEELEAMKLDYLKHCFESAQKDLDGGKTVDGATFLNTL; from the coding sequence ATGCACACACTAACAGCAAATGATGCTAAACGAAATTTTGGTGAACTTCTTCTAAGCGCACAACGCGAACCTGTCATCATCAGCAAAAACAGTAAGAATACTGTCGTTGTCATGTCCATTAAGGACTTTGAAGAACTTGAAGCAATGAAACTCGATTATCTCAAACACTGCTTTGAGTCTGCTCAGAAAGACTTAGATGGTGGCAAAACCGTTGATGGTGCCACTTTTCTAAACACCCTTTGA
- a CDS encoding IS3 family transposase (programmed frameshift) gives MAKKKGPNFSPEFRLETAQLVLDQGYSQKEAAQAMGVGYSTIGKWVNQLREERSGKSPKAMPMTPEQIEIRELKKRIERLELEKEVLKKGYRSVDVGLHEHFSLIEKLNKSHRARYPVAWLCEVFGVQRSSYRYWLSRESQICPETVCLHSAIRQIHRESNGSAGARTIADIATARGFALSRYRAGRLMKKLELVSCQQPKHAYKKANQEHVDIPNRLDRQFDVVAPNQVWCGDVTYVWTGTRWAYLAVVLDLFARKPVGWALSHSPDSELTKQALSMAFEQRGRPKGVMFHSDQGSHYTSRSFRQLLWRYQITQSLSRRGNCWDNSPMERFFRSLKTEWIPEIGYRNFTEAKLAITQYILGYYSNIRPHHYNGGLSPNESERRYWLNYKPVASFT, from the exons ATGGCAAAGAAAAAAGGTCCGAATTTTAGCCCTGAGTTCCGGTTGGAAACGGCTCAGTTAGTGCTTGACCAAGGCTACTCCCAAAAAGAGGCTGCTCAGGCAATGGGCGTGGGGTATTCCACGATTGGCAAGTGGGTAAATCAACTTCGCGAAGAACGGTCTGGCAAGTCCCCCAAGGCTATGCCCATGACTCCTGAGCAGATTGAAATCCGTGAACTGAAGAAGCGCATAGAACGGCTTGAATTAGAAAAGGAAGTTCTAAAAAAGG GCTACCGCTCTGTTGATGTCGGACTCCATGAACACTTCTCGCTGATTGAGAAACTCAACAAGAGCCACCGGGCAAGATACCCGGTCGCCTGGCTGTGCGAGGTGTTTGGCGTCCAGCGCAGCAGCTACAGGTATTGGTTAAGCCGGGAGTCGCAGATATGCCCAGAGACGGTGTGTTTGCACAGTGCAATCCGACAAATCCACCGAGAGAGCAATGGCTCTGCCGGGGCCAGAACCATTGCCGACATCGCGACCGCTCGGGGTTTTGCATTAAGCCGTTACCGTGCGGGTCGGTTAATGAAAAAGCTGGAATTGGTCAGTTGCCAACAACCAAAGCATGCTTATAAGAAAGCCAATCAAGAACATGTAGACATCCCGAATCGGTTGGACCGCCAATTTGACGTGGTTGCGCCCAATCAGGTGTGGTGCGGCGATGTGACGTATGTTTGGACAGGCACTCGCTGGGCTTATTTGGCTGTGGTGCTGGATTTATTTGCGCGCAAACCAGTGGGTTGGGCACTGTCACACTCACCGGACAGTGAGTTGACCAAGCAGGCATTGAGTATGGCATTTGAGCAACGTGGCAGGCCTAAAGGCGTGATGTTCCACAGTGACCAAGGGAGTCACTACACCAGCCGAAGTTTCCGACAATTGCTGTGGCGTTACCAGATAACCCAGAGCCTGAGTCGCAGAGGAAATTGCTGGGATAACAGTCCTATGGAGCGATTTTTCAGGAGTTTAAAAACGGAATGGATACCGGAAATCGGCTATCGGAATTTTACCGAGGCCAAGCTGGCAATCACCCAATATATCCTGGGGTATTACAGCAACATCAGACCACATCATTACAACGGTGGCTTGAGCCCAAATGAGTCAGAGAGAAGATACTGGCTTAACTATAAACCCGTGGCCAGTTTTACTTGA
- a CDS encoding ATP-binding protein, translating into MNIEDVFGVSGKQVGSYLERTHVDDKFKDALRTDKQIIVYGASKQGKTALVKKYIPYEDNILISLSPKTTLKDIYQSILRKSGVVLKTSYTEGTGDTTKVKSKASIQGAVAMVMKGKVEVGLDKTNTAKTDEQYNEIEFNLELPDDVADLIHRVGQKKVIILENFHYLPESLQRTFAYDLRTFQDLKVRFIILGIWKEANRLAQYNGELQDRVYEIPVEPWLETDFREIAKKGEELLNVKFATVILEKCIENAFSSVGVFQELLKSTCLENGVTNKQSSSKFIEDMSTVDRAIASKCSGIVNLAT; encoded by the coding sequence ATGAATATTGAAGATGTATTTGGTGTTAGTGGTAAACAAGTAGGCAGCTATCTTGAGCGGACTCACGTGGATGATAAATTCAAGGATGCCTTACGTACTGATAAGCAAATTATTGTTTATGGTGCCTCTAAACAAGGTAAAACAGCTTTAGTTAAAAAATACATACCATATGAAGATAATATCCTTATTAGTTTATCGCCAAAGACAACTTTAAAAGATATATATCAGTCTATTCTTAGAAAGTCAGGTGTTGTACTTAAGACTTCATATACAGAAGGGACTGGTGATACAACGAAGGTTAAATCTAAAGCATCTATTCAGGGTGCAGTTGCCATGGTTATGAAAGGAAAGGTTGAAGTTGGTCTAGATAAAACCAATACAGCGAAGACTGATGAGCAATATAATGAGATCGAGTTTAATTTGGAGCTGCCTGATGATGTGGCTGATCTTATACATCGAGTTGGGCAGAAGAAAGTTATTATCCTTGAAAACTTCCACTATTTACCAGAGAGTCTACAACGAACTTTTGCGTATGATTTGCGCACTTTCCAAGACTTGAAGGTGAGGTTTATTATTTTGGGTATTTGGAAAGAAGCAAATCGCTTAGCTCAATATAATGGTGAGTTACAAGACAGAGTATACGAAATACCTGTAGAACCATGGTTAGAGACAGATTTCCGTGAAATTGCTAAAAAAGGCGAAGAATTACTAAATGTTAAATTTGCAACAGTGATTCTAGAGAAATGCATAGAGAATGCCTTTTCTAGTGTTGGTGTTTTTCAGGAGCTGCTGAAAAGTACATGCCTTGAAAATGGTGTAACTAATAAGCAAAGCTCATCTAAATTTATTGAAGATATGTCAACAGTCGATAGAGCTATTGCTAGTAAGTGTAGTGGCATAGTGAATTTGGCCACCTGA
- a CDS encoding DUF2971 domain-containing protein encodes MEIARYIQLPQFISLITKGLFIPKTSLFEDELERLASVMFNYHEQGIAPKMENDWAKEWIYTSCWYKSTGESMAMWNLYGSNAESLMIKTTTLKLKSLIEHSKKFKTYPCRLNFVSYFSFSEYPKPLYKRESTKRTSTECSHLYDHKLDDFFYKHPAYRHEQEIRLCVVDKNAVEPYERNRNYGITIPVSGDFIDEVIFAPNATPWFKEVVCEVMSKYNIDAEISDSELDWHKEIFSPRALLF; translated from the coding sequence ATGGAAATAGCAAGGTATATCCAATTACCTCAATTTATTAGTCTGATCACAAAAGGTCTATTCATCCCCAAAACATCGCTTTTTGAAGACGAATTAGAGAGGTTAGCATCTGTGATGTTTAATTATCATGAGCAAGGGATAGCTCCTAAAATGGAGAATGATTGGGCAAAAGAATGGATTTACACTAGCTGTTGGTATAAATCCACAGGCGAATCTATGGCTATGTGGAATTTATATGGTTCAAATGCAGAATCTTTGATGATTAAGACAACGACTTTGAAACTTAAAAGTCTTATCGAACATTCGAAGAAGTTCAAAACATACCCATGCCGTTTGAATTTTGTGTCCTACTTCAGCTTTTCGGAATACCCTAAGCCTTTGTACAAGAGGGAGAGCACAAAAAGGACTTCGACCGAATGTTCTCACTTATACGACCATAAGCTTGATGATTTCTTTTATAAGCATCCTGCCTATCGCCATGAGCAAGAAATTAGATTGTGTGTCGTAGATAAAAACGCAGTCGAGCCATATGAGCGTAACCGAAACTATGGAATTACAATACCTGTCAGTGGCGATTTTATTGATGAGGTGATTTTTGCTCCCAATGCAACGCCTTGGTTTAAAGAGGTCGTGTGCGAGGTTATGAGTAAATACAATATTGATGCGGAGATTTCAGACTCTGAGCTTGATTGGCATAAAGAAATATTTAGTCCGCGTGCACTATTGTTCTAA
- a CDS encoding DUF4144 domain-containing protein — protein MVNWPCILKLDGDDELVYLGSEADLNCECVDLIVSPSDRVIDSEGFVYSIVSDGSAVNLIENSTQISVEEASRLIQRHEFCLAEVCLTKIQFETVAEAFNCLKS, from the coding sequence ATGGTCAATTGGCCTTGTATTCTGAAATTAGATGGTGACGATGAGCTTGTTTATTTGGGCTCTGAGGCTGATTTGAATTGCGAGTGTGTGGATCTGATCGTTAGTCCGAGCGATCGAGTCATTGATTCTGAAGGTTTTGTCTATTCAATAGTTTCAGATGGATCAGCAGTCAACTTGATTGAAAACTCAACCCAGATTTCAGTAGAGGAAGCGTCTAGATTGATTCAACGTCATGAGTTCTGTTTAGCGGAAGTCTGTTTGACAAAAATTCAGTTTGAAACAGTCGCGGAAGCATTTAACTGTTTGAAATCTTAG
- a CDS encoding polymorphic toxin type 44 domain-containing protein, giving the protein MSIYPTAPQGVSVDANMKMIKQKFGRIVGPTDFYWFYEQVRNKGPWDYKQSGPFENFGNFHYGAVGYAGGIPEEVLLRAAGCAQMKAGTSADSWGSCWSDQPFGDDPNDQRYIALGIEYAKSKGY; this is encoded by the coding sequence ATGTCAATATACCCAACTGCACCCCAAGGTGTGTCAGTTGATGCCAATATGAAAATGATAAAGCAAAAGTTTGGCCGCATTGTTGGCCCAACTGATTTCTATTGGTTTTATGAACAGGTTAGAAATAAAGGCCCGTGGGATTATAAACAAAGTGGCCCGTTTGAAAATTTCGGTAATTTTCATTATGGGGCAGTTGGTTATGCAGGTGGCATTCCAGAAGAAGTTTTGTTAAGAGCTGCTGGTTGTGCTCAAATGAAGGCGGGTACTTCAGCTGATAGCTGGGGTAGTTGTTGGAGCGATCAACCATTTGGAGATGATCCAAACGATCAACGTTATATAGCACTAGGTATTGAATATGCAAAAAGTAAAGGCTATTAG
- a CDS encoding GNAT family N-acetyltransferase, translating into MELQQLNQRHLKCLLDHICLDSELTFCEGAVPPKHVLIRSYEQLQNSKAEIWSLPYMMSVGNNVVGFCGFKDEPQDGEVEIGYNVSPYKQGRGFAKLAVNQLCQLAFNMDSIESVVALISSANLASLNVVRANNFVFIGFVVDSDNEKLEKWVLQRASCA; encoded by the coding sequence TTGGAACTACAACAGTTAAATCAGCGCCATCTTAAATGCTTGCTCGACCATATTTGCCTTGACTCAGAATTGACGTTTTGTGAAGGGGCTGTGCCACCAAAGCATGTTCTGATTCGTTCTTATGAGCAGCTCCAAAACTCAAAAGCTGAAATTTGGTCATTACCCTACATGATGTCAGTGGGCAATAATGTCGTTGGTTTCTGTGGCTTCAAAGATGAACCTCAAGATGGTGAAGTTGAAATTGGATACAATGTTTCGCCTTATAAACAAGGTCGAGGATTTGCAAAATTGGCAGTCAATCAACTTTGTCAGTTGGCGTTTAATATGGATTCAATTGAAAGTGTTGTGGCTTTGATTTCATCGGCGAACCTCGCTTCGTTGAATGTCGTACGAGCCAACAACTTTGTTTTCATTGGTTTTGTGGTTGATAGCGACAATGAAAAATTGGAAAAATGGGTGCTACAGCGTGCATCCTGTGCCTAA
- a CDS encoding DUF645 family protein, with the protein MLDVQHSKFGFTKGCIIAVIWLCLSRTLNRGQLNLDGFEFWPSTSQLLALDVCLRDAFS; encoded by the coding sequence CTGTTGGATGTTCAACACTCAAAGTTTGGTTTCACAAAAGGCTGCATCATCGCTGTGATCTGGCTTTGTTTGTCGCGGACTCTTAACCGTGGTCAACTTAACCTTGATGGTTTTGAGTTTTGGCCGTCAACTTCACAGCTTTTGGCTCTGGACGTGTGTTTGCGTGATGCTTTTTCGTAA
- a CDS encoding VOC family protein — MKISHLDHLVLTVADIPTTTNFYEKVLGMKAVSFGAGRIALEFGHQKINLHQLGNEFEPKAQSVRVGSADLCFITDTVLSDAMKHVENQGVTIMEGPVKRTGAQGAITSFYFRDPDGNLIEVSTYSNT, encoded by the coding sequence ATGAAAATTAGTCACCTTGATCATTTGGTTCTGACTGTTGCAGATATTCCAACAACAACGAACTTTTATGAAAAAGTGTTGGGCATGAAAGCTGTTAGTTTTGGCGCTGGTCGGATTGCTCTAGAGTTTGGTCACCAGAAGATCAATCTTCATCAACTCGGTAATGAGTTTGAACCTAAAGCCCAAAGTGTCAGAGTTGGGAGCGCAGATTTGTGCTTTATTACCGACACAGTTCTGTCTGATGCGATGAAGCATGTGGAGAATCAAGGTGTGACTATCATGGAGGGGCCTGTAAAACGTACAGGTGCACAAGGTGCAATCACATCATTCTATTTCAGAGACCCTGATGGGAATCTTATTGAAGTATCAACGTATTCAAACACATAA
- a CDS encoding VOC family protein gives MFSHIMIGSNDIEKSKVFYDAILSVLGYPAGVIDAKGRCLYINQDGVLGITKPVNGEPATHGNGMTIGFKVSSPELVEAWHAAGLANGGVACEDPPGIRTSGQRKMYLAYLRDPAGNKLCATHHMSTGN, from the coding sequence ATGTTTAGTCACATCATGATCGGCTCAAATGATATTGAAAAGTCAAAGGTTTTCTATGATGCCATATTGTCAGTGTTAGGTTATCCGGCGGGTGTTATTGACGCTAAAGGCCGATGTCTCTACATAAACCAAGACGGTGTGCTTGGTATTACTAAACCAGTAAATGGTGAACCTGCGACGCATGGTAATGGGATGACAATTGGTTTTAAAGTTAGTAGCCCAGAGTTAGTAGAAGCATGGCATGCAGCCGGTTTAGCAAATGGTGGAGTTGCTTGTGAAGATCCTCCGGGTATTAGAACGAGTGGACAAAGAAAAATGTATTTAGCTTATTTACGAGATCCTGCAGGCAATAAGCTATGTGCAACACATCATATGTCCACGGGCAACTAA